GGGTCTGGCCGGTTTGGCGGGGGCGGTTCTTCTCTGTGGGCCCTGTGGCTGATCTGGCGAATCTTGCCTCATTTACCACCGGGAAACCCCTGCTGCCGCCAGGCCTCATAGACCATCAGCGCCACGCTGTTGGAGAGGTTGAGGCTGCGGCTGTCTGCCCGCATGGGCACCCGCAGGCGCTGTTCGGCGGGCAGTTCATCCAGCACCTGCTGGGGTAGTCCTCGGGTCTCGGGGCCGAACAGCAGGCAGTCACCGGGGCGGAATGCCACCTCGCTGTAGATGCGCCGAGCGCGGGTGGAGCAGGCAAACAGGCGTCGGCCAGGCAGGGCGGTCAGGGCGCTTGGCAGATCGGCATGCACCCGCAGCTGGGCAAATTCGTGATAATCCAGCCCGGCGCGGCGCAGACGCCGGTCGTCCAGCTCAAAACCCAGCGGTTCGATCAGGTGCAAGTGGCTGCCGCTGTTGGCGCACAGGCGTATGATGTTGCCCGTATTGGGCGGAATCTCCGGCTGATATAACAAGACGTGACAGACAGGTTCGGACATGACTAACGACTCGGCCTTGGCCATAGAATTCTGCGGGCTCCCCTTCGCCACCCCGCTGGTGTTGCTCTCCGGCTGCGTGGGCTTTGGCGAAGAGTACACGCGGGTAGCGGGCTTTTCCAACCGGGAACTGGGCGCGGTCTGCCTCAAGGGCACCACGGGCGCGCCCCGTCTGGGCAACCCGGCCCACCGGCTGTACGAGACCCCCAACGGCATGCTCAACGCCATCGGCCTGCAGAATCCGGGGGTGGATGCGGTGATCAAGGACATACTGCCGCAACTGGATTTCAGCGAAACGCGCTTCATCGCCAATGTCTCCGGCTCCAGCATCGAGGAGTACGAAGAGGTCACGCGCAAGTTCGATGACTCACCCATCGACGCCATCGAGATCAATATCTCCTGCCCCAACGTCAAGGAGGGCGGGGTGGCCTTCGGTAACGACCCGGCCATGTCGGCGCGGGTGGTGGAGGCCTGCCGCCGGGTGACAAAAAAGCCCCTGATCACCAAGCTCTCACCCAATCAGACCGACATCGCCGCCAATGCCTGCGGCTGCATCGAGGCCGGCACCGATGCCTTTGCCGTGATCAACACCCTAATGGGCATGGCCATAGACATCGAAAGCCGCAGGCCGGTGATCGGCAACAACCAGGGCGGCCTGTCCGGCCCGGCAATCAAGCCGGTGGCCCTGCTCAAGGTGCATCAGGTGTATCAGGTGGCCAAGGCCCATGGTGTGCCCATCATCGGCCAGGGCGGTATCACCTCGGCCAATGACGCCATCGAGTTTCTCATCGCTGGTGCCAGCGCGGTGGGGCTGGGCACGGCGCTGTTTTACGATCCGCTCATCTGCGCCAAGATAAACACCGGCATCAGCGCCTATCTGCAACGCCAGGGCATGGAGCATGTGTCCGAGCTGACCGGCAGCCTGCAACTGCACCCACCGGGGCCTATCCGGTGCGGCTGCTGAAACATCTTTCCTGATTACCCACAAATCTCAGCCAATTGAATAGGGCGGCCCATGGCCACCGCGCAACCACTGGGGGCAGGCTTCATTGCTGTGGCGTGGCGGCGGGCGCGGCCCGCCCCATACCGCTATATTAGCCATGACCTTGGCCTGGATGACCGTGCGCGGCCAGAAGAGGTCGGGTTTGCCGGACGACCTAGCGATCCGTTTTTGGCTCCGGCTTTTCCGGGTTAGGCCCAGGGGCCTTTTTTTTGATCCGCGCATCCTCGGGGATATTGGGGTCGTCATCGTCCATCAGGATCCGGTAGGCCGGGCCTTCCAGGTCGTCGAACTGGCCGCTGCGCACCGACCAGATAAACACCCCCACGGCGGCGGCCACCAGGATCAGAGCCAGGGGGATCAGGTAATACAGGCTATCCATTGACGTGCTCGCCGGTACCAATGGAGCGCGGCGCCTTGTTATCTGTTCTCTTCATCAGTTGCTCTCAGGTATTGTTTGAAATGGGTCAGGCATTTCTGCTCGGTTAATGGTGCGGTTACGATTAGCATCCAGGGTGTTTACCGACGCACTGCGTAGTGCACTTGCCGCTTGAATCTGGCAGCCATTACACCAACTCCTTCCGCAATGCCAAAACAACTTATCACTAACTATTTTCCCGTATGTATTTCTTCAACTTTTCATCAAAAGTGAAGATTCTTTGCTGATTGACATGGCAATAGGCCCATAACAAGGTATCAACAAAATCCAATCGAGTTGTAGTAAAGGCTTCCAAGGCTTTGAGAAATACAACAGGTTCTTGCATCTGTATAAGTTGCTCATCCAGCAGGGCTTGTAGGTTTTGCCGTATTTCTGGACGCGCTACTTTGTAAACTTTCTGCAAAACATAGACGACCTCGCATGCCACTTCCATGGGTAGGCTGACTACATTTTGCTCAATGATGTTGGCGGCTTGTGCAGACAGGGTTTCATGGTCATCCAGCAAATAGCGTAAAATGATATTGGCATCAACGAGACTCATATTTTTCCTTGACAGCATTTTGCCATGTCCCCTCTTCTTCACCAATCAAACCTGCTTGGGCGTAGCGTTTTAGATTACCTCGCAGGCTTTTTGGCGCCTGTTTCCTGGGCTCTTCGCCTGCTGGCAATACGATGATTTCGACCGGTCGCCCCCAAAACTCTTTGGGAAGTTGCAGTTGAATTTGGCCGTTTTCAACGGTCTGTGTTTCACGAATGGCGTGCATAAAAAACACTCCCCTCCAAGAATAATTATTAGGTTTCCCCGGCGCTAGCTCCAGTTTCAGTCTCAAAAACTGGCATTTATCAGGGTTAGAGACTGTGAAAATCGCGAAGCGCTCGTTTGCTCCCTCGACAGCTGTTCCAGACGCTGTTCTACCTCCTGCATCCATGCAGTCGCCTCCCCCCGGGCACGCCGGGAGGGGCTTCACTCCATTCGGGCTACTTCCTCCTCATTCTTCTCTGCGTCCTCTGCGTCCCGCCGATTAGGAGATGTTTCATGTTCTGGGGTGGCGCTGTCCGCCCCATGACCGCTGGGTAGAAGGAAGGTAGCCTGCTAGGAGCCTGTCGGGTTTAGGTGCCCGTAGCGAGCAAGGTGGGAGAACGAGAACAAATTTTCACGATTTTGAGGCGCATAGTTGGCCTACGCAACGAAAAATCGGGGCCAATGTTCAAAACAATTCTGGGCCGTTCTTCCCACCGGCGCAGTAGGAGCATCCTAAATCCGACAGGCTCCTAGTAGTGACTTCAGCCCGACGGGCGAGTTCAGGCAAATACCAATCCTCACTTCTTCAACCGGAAGGCGTTGATTACCACCAGCAGCGAGCTTAGGGACATGCCGATGGCGGCCATCCAGGGTGCCACCAGGCCGACGGCGGCCAGGGGGATGGCGGATAGATTATAGCCAATGGCCCAGCCCATGTTCTGCCGGATCACCCGGCTGGTGCGCCGCGCCAGGGTCAGGCCGGTCACCAGGGGCAGCAGCCGCTCGGACAAGAGCACCATGTCGGCGCTGGCGTGGGCCAGCTGGGCGCCGCCGCCCACCGCCAGGGACACCTGGGCACCGGCCAGCACCGGGGCATCGTTCACCCCATCGCCCACCATCAGCACCACCTCGCCCTGCTTTTGCATCTGCCGTACCCGCGCCAGCTTGTCCTCCGGGTGCAGGCGGGCGGCGTAATCCGCAATCCCCAGCTGGCTGGCCACCGCCGCCACCGCGCCCTCGCCATCGCCGCTGAGTATGCTCAGCGCTATACCCTGGACGCGCAGCTGGCGCAGGGTCTCCTCGGCATCCGGGCGCAGCTGGTCGGCCAGCTCGAACCAGGCCAGCAGGCCGGACTCATCGCCCAGGGCGACCCGGGTTAGTGTGATCTGGGCCAGGTTGTCGGGCTCTAGCGCCAGCTCGGCGTTACTGAGTTCGCTGACAAAACGCGGACTGCCGACGCGGTAGCGCCGCCCCTCGATCAGCCCCTCGACGCCATGACCAGGGCGTGATTTCAGCTCGCTCACCGGCGGTAGCGGTGCGCTGTTGCTGGCCAGCAGCAGGCGGCCGATGGGGTGCTCCGAGCGCTGCTCCAGGGCGGCGGCCAGCTGCAGCGCCCGCTGCGCGTCCATCTCCCCCAAGGGGATGGTCTGCTGCAGGCGCAGCTGGCCCAGGGTCAGGGTGCCGGTCTTGTCGAACACCACCCGGGTCACCCGCGCCAGGGTCTCCAGGGCATGACCCCGGGTGATCAGCAGGCCCTGGCGGGTCAGGGTGCCGGTGGCCACGGTCAGGGCCGCCGGGGTGGCCAGGGACAGGGCGCAGGGACAGCTCACCACCAGCACCGATAGGGTGATGACAAAGGCCCGCTCCGGTGCCTGCAGTCCCCACCACAGGGCCACGCCGCTGGCCAACAGCAGCAGGCCGAAGACAAAGCCGCCGGCCACGCGATCGGCCATCTGCGCCAGACGCGGTTTCTCCGCCTGGGCGCGATCGAGCAGGCGCACTATGGCGGAGACCACCGTATCCTCGCCCACCTGTTCCACCTGCATCACCAGCGGGCTTTCGATATTCAGGCTGCCGCCCACCAGCCTATCCCCTGGCCCCTTGGCCAGGGGCAGGCTTTCGCCGGTGAGCAGGGACTCATCCACCGAGCTTTCCCCCTCCAGCAGCAGGCCATCCACCGGGATGGTCTCCCCCGGTCGTACCAGCAGCCGGTCCCCTGGTGCCAGGTCGGCCACCGTCACCACCTGATGTTCTTCCCCCTGCAGGCGCACCGCCGTGGCCGGCAGCATCTTCACCAGGGCCTCGGCGGCCTGACCGGCGCGATGCCGTGCGCCCATCTCCAGAAAGCGCCCGGCCAGCAGGAATAGGGTGAACATACAGACCGAATCGAAATACACCTCGCCGCTGCCGGTCAGGGTATGCCAGGTGCTGGCGCTGTAGGCCAGGCCAATGGCCAGGGCCACCGGCACATCCATGCCCACCTGGCGCAGGCGCAGATTGCGCCAGGCGGCCTGGAAGAAGGTGCGCGAAGCATAGAACACCACCACAGTGGCGATGATCAGACTGACCCAGCGGATGAAGTGCATCAAGTTGCCCTCCACCCCGCCGTACAGGGGCACCGCCAGCATCATCACCTGCATGGCGCCGATGCCGGCCACCGCCAGACGGCGCAGGGCCAGGGAGCGCTCGCGCTTGAACACCGCCTCCTGGCGGCCGGGGTCAAAGGGATGGGCGATATAGCCGATGGCGCTGATTGCCTTGAGGATGTCGCTCAGCTGGATGCGCGAGGCGTCCCAGCGCACCCGGGCGCGGTGGGTGGAATAGTTGACCGAGAACTCCAGCACGCCGGGCAGGGCATTGACCTGTTTCTCGTTGAGCCAGACGCAGGCGGCGCAGGTGATACCCTCCAGGATCAGCGAGGCGCTGCGCAGATTGTCTTCATCCACCTCGACAAAGCCCTGTTGCAGGCGTTCCTGATCGTACAGCTCCATCTGCCGCAGCTCATCGGGCACCAGGTCCTCGGCCTTGCGCGAGGGCGCGGTGCGGTGCTGATAAAAGCTCTCCAGCCCGCCGGCGACAATGGACTCGGCCACCGCCTTGCAGCCATGGCAGCACATGGGCCGGGGCTCACCCAGGATGGTGACCGGATAGTCAAAGTTGTCGGCTACTGGCAGGCCGCAGTGAAAACAGCTGGTCTGGGTCTTGTTGTCGTTCATAGATCGATCATGGGCGCAATGCGCTCCGGGGTTGGGGGTTGCATATAGGCAATCCGGCCCAGGCAGGGGGCCGGAATCAGGGCCTCCAGGCTGGCCAGGTTTTGCTCCAGGCGCTGCATCCGCGGGTCTATGCCGTTGGCTACCCAGCCGGCCAGCGGGCAGCCCTGGGCCTGGATTGCCGCCAGGCTGAGCAGGGCGTGATTGAGACAACCCAGGCGCATGCCCACCACCAGGATCACCGGCAGACCCAGCCGCTGGGCCAGATCGCCCATGTCGCCATCCCGGCCCAGGGGCACGCGCCAGCCCCCGGCCCCCTCCACAATCAGCCAGTCGGTCTGTTGCCGCAGGGCCTGATAGGGCCGCAGGATGGCGTCAAAGCTGATCTCCACGCCTGCCTCGGCGGCGGCCAGGTGGGGCGCTATGGCCGGTTCCAGGGCGATGGGGTTGATCATTTCATAGACCAGGGGGCGGCTGCACTGGCGC
This is a stretch of genomic DNA from gamma proteobacterium SS-5. It encodes these proteins:
- a CDS encoding tRNA (cytidine(34)-2'-O)-methyltransferase — encoded protein: MSEPVCHVLLYQPEIPPNTGNIIRLCANSGSHLHLIEPLGFELDDRRLRRAGLDYHEFAQLRVHADLPSALTALPGRRLFACSTRARRIYSEVAFRPGDCLLFGPETRGLPQQVLDELPAEQRLRVPMRADSRSLNLSNSVALMVYEAWRQQGFPGGK
- a CDS encoding dihydroorotate dehydrogenase, whose product is MTNDSALAIEFCGLPFATPLVLLSGCVGFGEEYTRVAGFSNRELGAVCLKGTTGAPRLGNPAHRLYETPNGMLNAIGLQNPGVDAVIKDILPQLDFSETRFIANVSGSSIEEYEEVTRKFDDSPIDAIEINISCPNVKEGGVAFGNDPAMSARVVEACRRVTKKPLITKLSPNQTDIAANACGCIEAGTDAFAVINTLMGMAIDIESRRPVIGNNQGGLSGPAIKPVALLKVHQVYQVAKAHGVPIIGQGGITSANDAIEFLIAGASAVGLGTALFYDPLICAKINTGISAYLQRQGMEHVSELTGSLQLHPPGPIRCGC
- the ccoS gene encoding cbb3-type cytochrome oxidase assembly protein CcoS encodes the protein MDSLYYLIPLALILVAAAVGVFIWSVRSGQFDDLEGPAYRILMDDDDPNIPEDARIKKKAPGPNPEKPEPKTDR
- a CDS encoding PIN domain-containing protein — its product is MSLVDANIILRYLLDDHETLSAQAANIIEQNVVSLPMEVACEVVYVLQKVYKVARPEIRQNLQALLDEQLIQMQEPVVFLKALEAFTTTRLDFVDTLLWAYCHVNQQRIFTFDEKLKKYIRENS
- a CDS encoding heavy metal translocating P-type ATPase, whose amino-acid sequence is MNDNKTQTSCFHCGLPVADNFDYPVTILGEPRPMCCHGCKAVAESIVAGGLESFYQHRTAPSRKAEDLVPDELRQMELYDQERLQQGFVEVDEDNLRSASLILEGITCAACVWLNEKQVNALPGVLEFSVNYSTHRARVRWDASRIQLSDILKAISAIGYIAHPFDPGRQEAVFKRERSLALRRLAVAGIGAMQVMMLAVPLYGGVEGNLMHFIRWVSLIIATVVVFYASRTFFQAAWRNLRLRQVGMDVPVALAIGLAYSASTWHTLTGSGEVYFDSVCMFTLFLLAGRFLEMGARHRAGQAAEALVKMLPATAVRLQGEEHQVVTVADLAPGDRLLVRPGETIPVDGLLLEGESSVDESLLTGESLPLAKGPGDRLVGGSLNIESPLVMQVEQVGEDTVVSAIVRLLDRAQAEKPRLAQMADRVAGGFVFGLLLLASGVALWWGLQAPERAFVITLSVLVVSCPCALSLATPAALTVATGTLTRQGLLITRGHALETLARVTRVVFDKTGTLTLGQLRLQQTIPLGEMDAQRALQLAAALEQRSEHPIGRLLLASNSAPLPPVSELKSRPGHGVEGLIEGRRYRVGSPRFVSELSNAELALEPDNLAQITLTRVALGDESGLLAWFELADQLRPDAEETLRQLRVQGIALSILSGDGEGAVAAVASQLGIADYAARLHPEDKLARVRQMQKQGEVVLMVGDGVNDAPVLAGAQVSLAVGGGAQLAHASADMVLLSERLLPLVTGLTLARRTSRVIRQNMGWAIGYNLSAIPLAAVGLVAPWMAAIGMSLSSLLVVINAFRLKK
- the bioD gene encoding dethiobiotin synthase — its product is MTEGYFVTGTDTDVGKTELTLGLMAALQARGKQVLGMKPVAAGCDWQQGRLVNADALRIQRQCSRPLVYEMINPIALEPAIAPHLAAAEAGVEISFDAILRPYQALRQQTDWLIVEGAGGWRVPLGRDGDMGDLAQRLGLPVILVVGMRLGCLNHALLSLAAIQAQGCPLAGWVANGIDPRMQRLEQNLASLEALIPAPCLGRIAYMQPPTPERIAPMIDL